In a genomic window of Saccharothrix sp. HUAS TT1:
- a CDS encoding TspO/MBR family protein: MAHAATTRRPLVGLAVFAAAVAATAVIGSLSAISASAEYEQLRTPSWAPPSWLFGPVWTALYVMIALSGWLFWKRCGVTRELGLFAVQLVLNAAWTPLFFAANRYGLALVDIIALAVAVAALIVVFGRKHRVAALLLVPYLAWVGFATALNASIVALN, encoded by the coding sequence ATGGCACACGCGGCGACGACGCGACGACCCCTGGTCGGCTTGGCGGTGTTCGCGGCGGCGGTGGCCGCGACGGCGGTGATCGGCTCCCTGTCCGCGATCTCGGCCTCGGCCGAGTACGAGCAGCTGCGCACGCCGTCCTGGGCGCCGCCCTCCTGGCTGTTCGGCCCGGTCTGGACGGCGCTGTACGTGATGATCGCGCTGTCCGGCTGGCTGTTCTGGAAGCGGTGCGGCGTGACCCGGGAGCTGGGCCTGTTCGCCGTCCAGCTGGTGCTCAACGCCGCCTGGACGCCCCTGTTCTTCGCCGCCAACCGGTACGGGCTCGCGCTGGTCGACATCATCGCCCTGGCGGTCGCGGTGGCCGCCCTGATCGTCGTGTTCGGCCGCAAGCACCGGGTCGCGGCCCTGCTGCTCGTGCCCTACCTGGCGTGGGTCGGCTTCGCGACCGCGCTCAACGCGAGCATCGTCGCCCTGAACTGA
- a CDS encoding uracil-DNA glycosylase, producing MDVFPSTPRAHRNPVVVARKKALLTAPHVAKLTEFAQRIATERKAAVPLFDPAGGGVNSKVLLLLESPGPASAGSGLNSLDNDDPTAANVFAAMTEAGLSRRVCLNWNVVPWHLASREPTPADLRAAVPYLVELLRMLTALKAVVVLGRPAGTGWTLSGRGHKLKVVNAPHPSPLSINRDRAGRWPQLVEAFRQAAKAAG from the coding sequence ATGGACGTCTTCCCCTCCACCCCGAGGGCGCACCGCAACCCCGTGGTCGTCGCCCGGAAGAAGGCTCTCCTCACGGCGCCGCACGTGGCGAAGTTGACGGAGTTCGCCCAGCGCATCGCCACCGAGCGCAAGGCGGCCGTGCCGCTGTTCGACCCGGCGGGCGGTGGCGTGAACTCGAAGGTGCTGCTGCTGCTGGAGTCGCCCGGACCCGCCTCGGCGGGTTCGGGCCTGAACTCGCTCGACAACGACGACCCGACCGCGGCCAACGTGTTCGCGGCGATGACCGAGGCCGGGCTGTCGCGCCGGGTGTGCCTGAACTGGAACGTGGTGCCGTGGCACCTGGCCAGCCGCGAGCCGACGCCCGCCGACCTGCGCGCGGCGGTGCCGTACCTGGTGGAGCTGCTGCGGATGCTGACCGCGCTCAAGGCGGTCGTGGTGCTGGGCCGGCCCGCGGGCACCGGCTGGACGCTGTCCGGTCGCGGGCACAAGCTGAAGGTGGTCAACGCGCCGCACCCGTCACCGCTGTCGATCAACCGGGACCGGGCGGGCCGGTGGCCGCAGCTGGTGGAGGCGTTCCGGCAGGCGGCCAAGGCGGCCGGGTGA
- a CDS encoding DUF1996 domain-containing protein encodes MSRKLRALAATAAVGLLATVLAVATQPAQADELVTHHEFQANCSVTTHRPDDPIVYPGLPGASHMHTFLGNNSTNASSTNNSLKAGQTNCRTPDDKSAYWFPSLYNGDQLIVPNFPQVIYYKSGILKYQEVRSFPAGIRFVVGSPSATQDQFRTAPGAVEGWECGNSAHNWDFPSYCPPGSQLNVRYQAPSCWNGRDLDSADHKSHMAYPDRATLVCPSSHPVPVPMLEFKIAFPVSGDMSRVRLSSGRGYSWHYDFMNAWDAPTLQALVSHCVNGGLQCDPRGYDQYKPQRGAALGPDYRLPR; translated from the coding sequence ATGTCCCGAAAACTCCGCGCGCTGGCCGCTACTGCTGCGGTCGGCCTCCTGGCCACCGTCCTGGCGGTCGCCACCCAACCGGCCCAGGCCGATGAGCTGGTCACGCACCACGAGTTCCAGGCCAACTGCTCGGTCACCACGCACCGCCCGGACGACCCGATCGTCTACCCGGGCCTGCCGGGCGCGTCGCACATGCACACGTTCCTGGGCAACAACTCCACCAACGCGAGCAGCACCAACAACTCGCTCAAGGCCGGGCAGACCAACTGCAGGACGCCCGACGACAAGTCCGCGTACTGGTTCCCGTCGCTCTACAACGGCGACCAGTTGATCGTGCCGAACTTCCCGCAGGTCATCTACTACAAGTCGGGCATCCTGAAGTACCAGGAGGTCCGGTCGTTCCCGGCCGGCATCCGGTTCGTGGTCGGCAGCCCGAGCGCGACGCAGGACCAGTTCCGCACCGCGCCGGGCGCGGTCGAGGGCTGGGAGTGCGGCAACAGCGCGCACAACTGGGACTTCCCGTCCTACTGCCCGCCGGGCAGCCAGCTCAACGTCCGGTACCAGGCGCCGAGCTGCTGGAACGGGCGCGACCTCGACTCGGCCGACCACAAGTCGCACATGGCTTACCCGGACCGGGCGACGCTGGTCTGCCCGTCCTCGCACCCGGTGCCGGTGCCGATGCTGGAGTTCAAGATCGCGTTCCCGGTCTCGGGGGACATGTCGCGGGTGCGGCTGTCCAGCGGGCGCGGGTACTCGTGGCACTACGACTTCATGAACGCGTGGGACGCGCCCACGCTGCAGGCGCTGGTGAGCCACTGCGTCAACGGCGGCCTGCAGTGCGACCCGCGTGGTTACGACCAGTACAAGCCGCAGCGGGGCGCCGCCCTCGGACCGGACTACCGGCTGCCGCGGTGA
- a CDS encoding ABC transporter permease, which yields MTVVPTTGTTTPVAAPVKRRRLRFVANPKATVGLVLLGFFALLAIIGPLIAPYDPSGRSNDLLQPPSGAHWFGTTHLGQDIFSQVVVGTRSVIVVGFVAGLVATVLSILVGVTSGYLAGAGSEVLSALSNVFLVLPALPLMIIITSTLPETGTWTIALLIGLTSWAWGARVLRAQTLSLRGRDYVEAARATGEKTWRIILFEIMPNLTAVIASGFVGTVIFAVTLEITLAFIGVGAGGDWNWGTVLYWAQSQQALAQGAWWWFVPAGLAIALLGTALSLVNFGIDEFVSPRLRGGGKTDVKTADGRTVRMRVGFTPVLGTGPEGREGP from the coding sequence GTGACCGTTGTTCCCACCACCGGCACGACGACCCCGGTCGCCGCGCCCGTGAAGCGCCGCCGGCTGCGGTTCGTGGCCAACCCGAAGGCGACCGTCGGCCTGGTGCTGCTCGGCTTCTTCGCCCTGCTCGCGATCATCGGGCCGCTGATCGCGCCGTACGACCCGTCCGGCCGCAGCAACGACCTGCTGCAACCGCCGTCCGGCGCGCACTGGTTCGGCACCACCCACCTCGGCCAGGACATCTTCAGCCAGGTCGTGGTCGGCACCCGCAGCGTCATCGTGGTCGGGTTCGTCGCGGGCCTCGTGGCGACCGTGCTGTCGATCCTGGTCGGCGTCACCTCCGGCTACCTGGCGGGCGCGGGCAGCGAGGTGCTGTCCGCGCTGTCCAACGTGTTCCTGGTGCTCCCGGCGCTGCCGCTGATGATCATCATCACGTCGACCCTGCCGGAGACCGGCACCTGGACCATCGCGCTGCTCATCGGCCTCACGTCGTGGGCCTGGGGCGCGCGCGTGCTCAGGGCCCAGACGCTGTCGCTGCGCGGTCGCGACTACGTCGAGGCCGCGCGGGCCACCGGTGAGAAGACCTGGCGGATCATCCTGTTCGAGATCATGCCCAACCTCACCGCGGTCATCGCCTCCGGCTTCGTCGGCACGGTCATCTTCGCGGTGACGCTGGAGATCACGCTGGCGTTCATCGGCGTCGGCGCGGGCGGCGACTGGAACTGGGGCACGGTCCTGTACTGGGCGCAGAGCCAGCAGGCCCTCGCGCAGGGCGCGTGGTGGTGGTTCGTGCCCGCGGGCCTGGCCATCGCGCTGCTGGGCACCGCGCTGTCGCTGGTGAACTTCGGCATCGACGAGTTCGTCAGCCCGCGGCTGCGCGGCGGCGGCAAGACCGACGTCAAGACCGCCGACGGCCGCACGGTCCGGATGCGCGTCGGCTTCACGCCGGTGCTCGGGACCGGGCCAGAGGGAAGGGAGGGGCCGTGA
- a CDS encoding DUF305 domain-containing protein: MKMITATPGRFRALWGATLLLLLAACSPEAAPPPTGSPEPSPFNTTDTAWIQLMIPMNEQLLPALDLAPPPLAPFAAELKVSHERELTRLVELRERAGLSGDNPHAGHQMPGLLSEADLAGLRMDPGGLAAELKEHLEQSALLARGEQDNGADPETRELAGSIGTARAAQAARLAEVAP, encoded by the coding sequence GTGAAGATGATCACGGCCACCCCAGGGCGCTTCCGGGCGCTCTGGGGCGCCACCCTGTTGCTGCTGCTGGCGGCCTGCTCACCGGAGGCGGCCCCGCCGCCGACCGGGTCGCCCGAACCGTCGCCGTTCAACACCACCGACACGGCGTGGATCCAGCTGATGATCCCGATGAACGAGCAGCTGCTGCCCGCCCTGGACCTCGCCCCGCCGCCGCTCGCGCCGTTCGCGGCCGAGCTGAAGGTGTCGCACGAGCGGGAGTTGACCCGGTTGGTGGAGTTGCGCGAGCGGGCCGGGCTGTCCGGCGACAACCCGCACGCCGGCCACCAGATGCCGGGGCTGCTGTCGGAGGCGGACCTGGCCGGGCTGCGGATGGACCCGGGCGGGTTGGCGGCGGAGCTCAAGGAGCACCTGGAGCAGTCGGCGTTGCTGGCGCGCGGCGAGCAGGACAACGGCGCCGACCCGGAGACCCGGGAGCTGGCCGGCTCGATCGGCACGGCCCGCGCCGCGCAGGCCGCCCGGCTGGCGGAGGTGGCGCCCTAG
- a CDS encoding ATP-dependent DNA ligase, which translates to MDLPVMPPVRPMLAKAVHSVPREPGLVYEPKWDGFRCVVFRDGAELELGSRNDRPLTRYFPEVVELLAAGLPPRCVVDGEVVVVTPDGLSFDLLQLRLHPAASRVRELAVDTPAAFVAFDLLALDDRDLTATPFGERRRLLEDVLRDVPGLYLTPATDDPDQAQDWFTRFEGAGFDGVVAKRTDLPYEQDKRVMWKVKHERTADCVVAGYRPHKDGVGVGSLVLGLFDDAGALHHVGVASGFAAARRRELLDELAPYREDALVGHPWAGWAGLDPTTPGAQSRWNPTKELTWEPLRPELVAEVRYEHLRARRFRHPTRLVRFRADRTPRSCTYDQLEEVPPAELTDVFGVS; encoded by the coding sequence GTGGACCTCCCCGTGATGCCACCCGTGCGCCCGATGCTCGCCAAGGCCGTCCACTCGGTGCCGCGCGAGCCCGGCCTGGTCTACGAGCCGAAGTGGGACGGGTTCCGGTGCGTCGTGTTCCGCGACGGCGCCGAGCTGGAACTCGGCTCGCGCAACGACCGGCCGCTGACCAGGTACTTCCCCGAGGTGGTCGAGCTGCTGGCCGCCGGGCTGCCGCCCCGGTGCGTGGTGGACGGCGAGGTCGTCGTCGTCACGCCCGACGGGCTGAGCTTCGACCTGCTGCAGCTGCGGCTGCACCCGGCCGCGTCCAGGGTGCGCGAGCTCGCCGTCGACACGCCGGCCGCGTTCGTCGCGTTCGACCTGCTCGCGCTGGACGACCGCGACCTGACCGCGACGCCGTTCGGCGAGCGCCGCCGGCTGCTGGAGGACGTGCTGCGGGACGTGCCGGGGCTGTACCTGACGCCCGCGACCGACGACCCGGACCAGGCGCAGGACTGGTTCACCCGGTTCGAGGGCGCCGGGTTCGACGGGGTGGTGGCCAAGCGCACCGACCTGCCGTACGAGCAGGACAAGCGGGTGATGTGGAAGGTCAAGCACGAGCGCACGGCGGACTGCGTGGTGGCCGGGTACCGGCCGCACAAGGACGGCGTCGGCGTCGGCTCGCTGGTGCTCGGCCTGTTCGACGACGCGGGCGCGCTGCACCACGTCGGCGTGGCCAGCGGCTTCGCCGCCGCGCGCCGCCGGGAGCTGCTGGACGAGCTGGCCCCGTACCGGGAGGACGCGCTGGTCGGCCACCCGTGGGCGGGGTGGGCCGGGCTCGACCCGACCACACCGGGCGCGCAGAGCCGGTGGAACCCGACCAAGGAGCTGACGTGGGAGCCGCTGCGGCCGGAGCTGGTCGCCGAGGTGCGCTACGAGCACCTGCGGGCGCGGCGGTTCCGGCACCCGACCAGGCTGGTCCGCTTCCGGGCGGACCGCACGCCCCGGTCGTGCACGTACGACCAGCTCGAAGAGGTGCCGCCGGCCGAGCTGACGGACGTCTTCGGCGTCTCGTAG
- a CDS encoding ABC transporter ATP-binding protein yields the protein MTDAVLEIRGLNVDYGLGDEAVHAIRDVDLTLHRGEVLGLAGESGSGKSTLAYGLTRLLPPPGVITSGQVLYHPDGGDPVDVLRMDHAALRRFRWAETAIVFQGAMNSLNPVHRISTQLTDVIRAHDPGGSAAARLARARELLHLVGISADRLDSYPHQLSGGMRQRVMIGMALALEPKVVIMDEPTTALDVVVQRQILRQLVDLRERLGFSVVFITHDLSLLVEFSDRIAIMYGGRIVEQANSADLYRDPLHPYSHGLLNSFPALRGPKRELTGIPGSPPDLRSMPSGCSFHPRCPHAMERCGVEVPVLGVPAPHAGPADRTVACWLHPVHDNGF from the coding sequence GTGACCGACGCGGTGCTGGAGATCCGCGGCCTGAACGTGGACTACGGCCTCGGCGACGAGGCCGTGCACGCGATCCGCGACGTCGACCTCACCCTGCACCGGGGTGAAGTCCTCGGCCTCGCCGGCGAGAGCGGCAGCGGGAAGTCGACCCTGGCCTACGGCCTGACCAGGCTCCTGCCGCCGCCGGGCGTGATCACGAGCGGCCAGGTGCTGTACCACCCGGACGGCGGCGACCCGGTCGACGTGCTCCGGATGGACCACGCCGCGCTGCGGAGGTTCCGCTGGGCGGAGACGGCGATCGTGTTCCAGGGCGCGATGAACTCGCTCAACCCGGTGCACCGGATCTCCACCCAGCTCACCGACGTGATCAGGGCGCACGACCCGGGCGGCAGCGCCGCCGCCCGGCTGGCCCGCGCCCGCGAGCTGCTGCACCTGGTCGGCATCTCCGCCGACCGGCTGGACAGCTACCCGCACCAGCTCTCCGGCGGCATGCGGCAGCGCGTGATGATCGGCATGGCGCTGGCGCTGGAGCCGAAGGTCGTCATCATGGACGAGCCGACCACCGCGCTGGACGTGGTGGTGCAGCGGCAGATCCTGCGCCAGCTGGTCGACCTGCGCGAACGGCTCGGGTTCTCGGTCGTGTTCATCACCCACGACCTGTCCCTGCTGGTCGAGTTCTCCGACCGGATCGCGATCATGTACGGCGGCCGCATCGTGGAGCAGGCGAACTCCGCCGACCTCTACCGCGACCCGCTGCACCCCTACAGCCACGGCCTGCTCAACTCGTTCCCCGCCCTGCGGGGGCCGAAGCGCGAGCTGACCGGCATCCCCGGCTCACCGCCGGACCTGCGGTCGATGCCCTCCGGCTGCTCGTTCCACCCACGCTGTCCGCACGCGATGGAGCGCTGCGGTGTGGAGGTCCCGGTGCTCGGCGTCCCCGCACCGCACGCGGGACCCGCCGACCGCACCGTGGCCTGCTGGCTGCACCCCGTTCACGACAACGGGTTCTGA
- a CDS encoding DUF427 domain-containing protein, giving the protein MSAERGRVRVETGTKRVRAYLAGELVVDTTRPVLVWEKPYYPTYYFPEEDVRATLAPTDEVKRSPSRGNGQVLDVRTAAGAAPGAGLRYPDSPLEALRGLVRLEWDAMDDWFEEDEPVYVHPRDPYTRVDALPSSRHIRVEVGGVEVANSHRPVILFETGLPARYYLPMTDVRLDLLRPTDLRTSCPYKGTAEYWSVVLDDETHENVVWGYRTPLPESEQVAGLVAFYNEKVDTYVDGVLEERPRTHVG; this is encoded by the coding sequence ATGAGTGCAGAACGCGGACGGGTGCGGGTGGAGACCGGGACCAAGAGGGTCCGGGCCTACCTGGCGGGCGAGCTGGTCGTGGACACCACGCGGCCGGTGCTGGTGTGGGAGAAGCCGTACTACCCCACGTACTACTTCCCGGAGGAGGACGTCCGGGCCACCCTGGCGCCCACCGACGAGGTGAAGCGCTCGCCGAGCCGGGGCAACGGCCAGGTGCTCGACGTGCGGACGGCCGCCGGCGCCGCGCCCGGCGCGGGCCTGCGCTACCCGGACTCGCCGCTGGAGGCGCTGCGCGGCCTGGTCCGGCTGGAGTGGGACGCGATGGACGACTGGTTCGAGGAGGACGAGCCGGTCTACGTCCACCCGCGCGACCCGTACACCAGGGTCGACGCCCTGCCCAGCAGCAGGCACATCCGGGTGGAGGTCGGCGGCGTCGAGGTCGCCAACTCGCACCGGCCGGTGATCCTGTTCGAGACCGGCCTCCCGGCCCGCTACTACCTGCCGATGACCGACGTCCGGCTGGACCTGCTGCGGCCGACCGACCTGCGCACCAGCTGCCCCTACAAGGGCACCGCCGAGTACTGGTCGGTGGTGCTCGACGACGAGACGCACGAGAACGTCGTCTGGGGCTACCGCACGCCGCTGCCGGAGAGCGAGCAGGTCGCCGGCCTGGTCGCGTTCTACAACGAGAAGGTCGACACCTACGTCGACGGCGTGCTGGAGGAACGGCCGCGCACCCACGTGGGCTAG
- a CDS encoding GH1 family beta-glucosidase: MESFIDTKAPTVGLDPAIDTLPASFRWGVATSAYQIEGAHDEDGRGPSIWDTYCRTPGMVHNDDNGDVACDHYHRMPEDVALIGSLGVDTYRFSVAWPRVQPGGKGPVNAPGMAFYDRLVDELLGKGIDPWVTLYHWDLPQELEDAGGWPVRDTAHRFADYSMLVFDALSDRVRHWTTLNEPWCSAMLGYYEGRQAPGRQDFGAAIHAVHHLLLGHGLATVRMREAATEPMEFGITLNMSHASPATDSEADHDAARRADGLSRRIYLDPLVRGHYPADVVADLAARGVEIPIEPGDLETIKQPIDVLGVNYYSSSKFSGVDEAGNTEDADGVPVCREVRFGRPVTAMDWEIVPEGFTNLLVQIGEDYPGVPMVITENGAAFDDEADGSGFVRDDDRTAYLDSHIAAVAKARTAGADVRGYFAWSLMDNFEWSYGYDKRFGLVHVDYDTQVRTPKSSALWYRDTIRRVRGS, translated from the coding sequence GTGGAGAGTTTCATCGACACCAAGGCGCCGACCGTCGGGCTCGACCCCGCGATCGACACCCTGCCCGCCTCCTTCCGCTGGGGCGTGGCGACCTCCGCGTACCAGATCGAGGGGGCGCACGACGAGGACGGTCGCGGACCGTCCATCTGGGACACCTACTGCCGGACGCCGGGCATGGTGCACAACGACGACAACGGTGACGTCGCGTGCGACCACTACCACCGCATGCCCGAGGACGTCGCGCTGATCGGCTCCCTCGGCGTGGACACCTACCGGTTCTCCGTCGCCTGGCCGCGCGTGCAGCCGGGCGGCAAGGGCCCGGTCAACGCGCCGGGCATGGCGTTCTACGACCGGCTGGTCGACGAGCTGCTGGGCAAGGGCATCGACCCGTGGGTCACGCTGTACCACTGGGACCTGCCGCAGGAGCTGGAGGACGCGGGCGGCTGGCCCGTCCGCGACACCGCCCACCGGTTCGCCGACTACTCGATGCTGGTGTTCGACGCCCTGTCCGACCGGGTGCGCCACTGGACCACGCTCAACGAGCCGTGGTGCTCGGCGATGCTCGGCTACTACGAGGGCCGCCAGGCGCCCGGCAGGCAGGACTTCGGCGCGGCCATCCACGCCGTGCACCACCTGCTGCTCGGCCACGGCCTGGCCACGGTCCGGATGCGCGAGGCTGCCACCGAGCCGATGGAGTTCGGCATCACGCTGAACATGAGCCACGCCAGCCCCGCCACCGACAGCGAGGCCGACCACGACGCGGCCCGCCGGGCGGACGGCCTGTCCCGCCGCATCTACCTCGACCCGCTGGTGCGCGGCCACTACCCGGCCGACGTGGTGGCGGACCTGGCGGCGCGCGGCGTGGAGATCCCGATCGAGCCGGGCGACCTGGAGACGATCAAGCAGCCCATCGACGTGCTGGGCGTGAACTACTACTCCAGCTCGAAGTTCTCCGGCGTGGACGAGGCGGGCAACACCGAGGACGCGGACGGCGTCCCGGTGTGCCGGGAGGTGCGCTTCGGCCGCCCGGTGACCGCGATGGACTGGGAGATCGTGCCCGAGGGCTTCACCAACCTGCTGGTGCAGATCGGCGAGGACTACCCGGGCGTGCCGATGGTCATCACCGAGAACGGCGCGGCGTTCGACGACGAGGCGGACGGCAGCGGGTTCGTCCGCGACGACGACCGCACCGCCTACCTCGACTCGCACATCGCGGCGGTGGCCAAGGCGCGCACGGCGGGCGCGGACGTCCGCGGCTACTTCGCGTGGTCGCTGATGGACAACTTCGAGTGGTCCTACGGCTACGACAAGCGGTTCGGCCTCGTGCACGTGGACTACGACACCCAGGTTCGCACGCCGAAGAGCAGCGCGCTGTGGTACCGGGACACGATTCGCCGCGTCCGCGGCAGCTGA
- a CDS encoding discoidin domain-containing protein, protein MYRLRSASRVLTASLGFALLIGLALAPGTANAAPELLSQGKPATASSAEGAGTPASAAVDGNPGTRWASAWSDPQWLRVDLGATATLSRVELDWEAAYATSFQIQVSADGTAWTTVHTTTSGTGGKQGFTVTGSGRYVRMNGTQRANGYGYSLWEFRVYGTKGTTPPPGKGVRVTGSQGNWQLMVDDQPWTVKGLTWGPPAADAARYMPELKSMGVNTLRTWGTDATTKPLLDASAANGIRVMAGFWLQPGGGPGSGGCVNYVTDATYKNDMMNTIKQWVTAYKDHPGVLMWNVGNESILGLQNCYSGAELENQRVAYAKYVNEAARAIHAIDTNHPVTNTDAWTGAWAYLKAHAPDLDLYSVNSYGNVCQVRQDWINGGHTKPYILTEAGPAGEWEVPNDVNGVPSEPTDVQKRDGYTRAWECITGHTGVSFGGTLFHYGTEYDFGAVWFNLTPAGKKRLSFYAVQRAFGGATPANTPPVITAMNLPTSVPAGARLDVDVAASDPNGDQITWSAAFNSKYIDNSGGLASTPVQVNGNRLTVTAPDRLGVWKVYVMAEDGRGNIGIETKSVRVVAPQPAGANVALNKPVTASSYQQVGDGAPFPPSNAVDGNAGSRWATDWSDPQWLRVDLGAVTTFQHVQLVWEGAFGRAYEIQVSDDGTTWRPVHGTTTGNGGVDSIDVTATGRYVRLHATQRGTGWGYSLYEFGVYRR, encoded by the coding sequence ATGTACCGCCTCCGATCCGCCAGCAGGGTGCTCACCGCATCCCTGGGGTTCGCACTGCTCATAGGACTCGCGCTGGCGCCGGGCACGGCGAACGCCGCACCCGAGCTGCTGTCCCAGGGCAAGCCGGCCACGGCGTCCTCGGCCGAAGGCGCGGGCACGCCCGCGTCGGCGGCCGTCGACGGCAACCCGGGCACCCGCTGGGCCAGCGCGTGGAGCGACCCGCAGTGGCTGCGGGTGGACCTGGGCGCCACCGCGACCCTGAGCCGCGTCGAGCTGGACTGGGAGGCCGCGTACGCGACCTCGTTCCAGATCCAGGTCTCCGCCGACGGCACCGCGTGGACCACGGTCCACACCACGACCTCCGGCACGGGCGGCAAGCAGGGCTTCACCGTCACCGGCTCCGGCCGGTACGTGCGCATGAACGGCACCCAGCGCGCCAACGGCTACGGCTACTCCCTCTGGGAGTTCCGCGTCTACGGCACCAAGGGCACCACTCCCCCGCCCGGCAAGGGCGTCCGCGTCACCGGCTCCCAGGGCAACTGGCAGCTCATGGTGGACGACCAGCCGTGGACGGTGAAGGGCCTCACCTGGGGACCGCCCGCCGCCGACGCCGCCCGGTACATGCCGGAGCTGAAGTCCATGGGCGTCAACACGTTGCGCACCTGGGGCACCGACGCCACCACCAAGCCCCTGCTGGACGCCTCGGCGGCCAACGGCATCAGGGTGATGGCCGGGTTCTGGTTGCAGCCCGGCGGCGGTCCCGGCTCGGGCGGTTGCGTCAACTACGTCACCGACGCCACCTACAAGAACGACATGATGAACACGATCAAGCAGTGGGTGACCGCCTACAAGGACCACCCCGGCGTGCTCATGTGGAACGTCGGCAACGAGTCCATCCTGGGCCTGCAGAACTGCTACTCGGGCGCCGAGCTGGAGAACCAGCGCGTCGCGTACGCCAAGTACGTCAACGAGGCCGCCCGCGCGATCCACGCCATCGACACCAACCACCCGGTCACCAACACCGACGCGTGGACCGGCGCGTGGGCCTACCTCAAGGCGCACGCCCCCGACCTCGACCTGTACTCGGTGAACTCCTACGGCAACGTCTGCCAGGTCCGGCAGGACTGGATCAACGGCGGCCACACCAAGCCGTACATCCTCACCGAGGCCGGTCCGGCCGGTGAGTGGGAGGTCCCCAACGACGTCAACGGCGTGCCCAGCGAGCCGACCGACGTGCAGAAGCGGGACGGGTACACCAGGGCGTGGGAGTGCATCACCGGGCACACCGGGGTGTCGTTCGGCGGCACGCTGTTCCACTACGGCACCGAGTACGACTTCGGCGCGGTGTGGTTCAACCTGACGCCGGCGGGCAAGAAGCGGCTGTCGTTCTACGCGGTGCAGCGGGCGTTCGGCGGCGCGACGCCGGCCAACACCCCGCCGGTCATCACCGCGATGAACCTGCCGACCAGCGTCCCGGCGGGCGCGCGGCTGGACGTCGACGTGGCGGCGAGCGACCCGAACGGCGACCAGATCACCTGGTCGGCGGCGTTCAACAGCAAGTACATCGACAACAGCGGCGGCCTGGCGAGCACCCCGGTGCAGGTCAACGGCAACCGGCTGACGGTGACCGCACCCGACCGGCTCGGCGTGTGGAAGGTCTACGTGATGGCCGAGGACGGCCGCGGCAACATCGGCATCGAGACCAAGTCGGTCCGGGTGGTCGCCCCGCAGCCCGCGGGCGCCAACGTGGCCCTGAACAAGCCCGTCACGGCCTCGTCCTACCAGCAGGTGGGCGACGGCGCGCCGTTCCCGCCGTCGAACGCCGTGGACGGCAACGCGGGCTCCCGCTGGGCCACCGACTGGTCCGACCCGCAGTGGCTGCGCGTCGACCTGGGCGCGGTGACCACGTTCCAGCACGTCCAGCTGGTGTGGGAGGGCGCGTTCGGCCGGGCCTACGAGATCCAGGTGTCCGACGACGGCACGACGTGGCGCCCGGTGCACGGCACGACCACCGGTAACGGTGGCGTCGACTCGATCGATGTCACGGCCACCGGCCGGTACGTGCGGCTGCACGCCACGCAGCGCGGCACCGGGTGGGGCTACTCGCTCTACGAGTTCGGCGTCTACCGGCGCTGA